In Bacillota bacterium, the genomic stretch TACATGTATCCTTTTTGCAGCTTCTGCATCAATTTTCATCAATATATTGTGTAAAAACTCATTGCCTTTTTCTTTGGCTAGGGACTGCAACTCTTTTCTTAGCTCCCAATTTGTATCCATTTCAGTAAATTTAATATTATATATTAGTGAATTTATATAAAGTCCCGTCCCACCAACAACGATTGGTATTTTGTTTTTATTTATTATTTCTGCTATATATTTTAAAGCAAGACTCTGAAAGCGGACTACACTAAATTCTTGGTCAGGAGTAACCTCATCTATCAAATAGTGTTTAATTCCTCCCTTTTCTTCCTCTGTGGGCTTAGCAGTTCCTATATCCATATACTTGTATATCTGCATGGAATCAGCAGAAATAATTTCCCCATTAATATACTTGGCCAATTCAACGGATATTTTTGTTTTCCCGGAAGCTGTAGGGCCGACTATAACAATTACATTATCCAATCCGTTCTTAACCTCCTTATACTTATTATACCTTATCTACATCTACAATCTTCTTTTAAACATTTTTTCCAATTCATCCTTGGATATTTTTATTATAGTTGGCCTTCCGTGAGGACATGTATAAGGATTCCCAAGCCCTGACAACTTTTTTAACATTTCCAGAGTCTCCTTGTTGTCAAGATTCATATTGGCTTTTACGGCAACTTTACATGCAATTTTATATAGTGCCCTGTCGGTAATAATATTATTATTTTCTTTTACAGGAGATGTAACAATATCAAGGAGTTCCAAAAACATTTCCTTTTCATTCCCATCACATCCTCCATATGGCACAGCTCTTATCACAATAGAATTATTGCCAAATTCTTCATAAATAAAACCCAACCTATTAAAAAATTCTTTATTTTCATCCAATGTTTTTATTTCCTGATGAGTCAAATTTATTACTACAGGTACCATAAGTGTTTGGGACATGGGTTTATTACTGGAGAATCTGCTTTTCATTTCCTCAAAAATAATTCGTTCGTGGGCTGCATGTTGGTCAATTATTAACAGATAGTCATCTTTTTGTAACAAAACATAGGTAGAGAATAGTTGACCAATAATATGTGCACCTGTTATATCCCGGGAAATACTGTTTTGCGCTTCAAGATTTCTTAAAGACTCATTTTCTATATCCTCATTTTTCTGTACCCGATTTTGCACAACTGGACTTTGCTTATCCGGACTGTACTTGTACAAATTTTGCCCGGGCTGAGCTTGGATATCCTGATTAACATAACCGGGACTGCTTTCTTTAAAAAACGTTTCCTTTTCGGTCTTCACTTCAATAATTTTGCTTCCTCTTGAAAGAGCGTTGTTAACTGCGTGGTACACAGCCCTGTATATACTCTGCTCATCAGAAAACCTTACTTCCATCTTTGCTGGATGTACATTTACATCTATGGCAGAGGGATCTATTTCTATTTTTAATACTATGAAGGCAAACCTGTTTTTCATTAAATATGTCCTGTAAGCCTCATCAATTGCAGATGTCACCAATTTGCTCTTTACATACCTTCCGTTTACAAACAATGACTGATAATTTCTATTTGACCTGGATATTTCTGCTCCTCCTGCATAACCCGTAATCCTTATTAGGTCATCCTTATAACTTATTTCTATAACAGATTTTCCTATATCCGTTCCATAAATACTTACTATAGTACTTAACAAATCATTGTTGCCAGGAGTGTGGATAATGGTAGCCCCATTACTTACAAGCTTAAAAGATATCCCAGGATTACTTAAAGCAATACGGCTTATAATATCCGATACATATCCCCCTTCCGTAGTATCTTTTTTTAAAAACTTAAACCTGGCAGGGGTATTGAAAAACAGATCCTTTACAATAACTGAAGTTCCTACAGGCGCACCTGTCTGTTTAATATATTCAATATTGCCGCCCTGTACATAAATCTGTATACCGTATGGTTTATTTAGTGTCCTTGTAACCATTTCAACTTTTGAAACGGCAGCAATACTTGCAAGGGCTTCTCCTCTGAATCCAAGGCTCAAAATAGAGGAAAGATCGTCAGAATGCTTTATTTTACTTGTAGAATGCCTCTCAAAAGCTATTATTACATCATCTTCTTCAATACCACTACCATTATCTATCACTTTAATAAAAGAAACACCACCATTTTTTACCTCCACGTTAATTCGTGAAGCACCGGCATCTATGGAATTCTCAACAAGCTCCTTTACGACTGATGCAGGCCTTTCAACCACTTCACCTGCTGCTATTTTATTTATTGTACCTTCATCAAGAGTTATAATTTTCCCCACAGCATGTTCAATCCTTCCATATCTATCTGTTAAGTTTATACATCAAATTTACTTCGCTTATTCACTTTAAAGCTTTTTGTTGCAAGTTATATAAAACATTTAGGGCCTCAATAGGAGTTAATGACGTAACATCTACCTTCTTAATTTCATTTATCAATTCATCATATTTTTTGTTGAAACCACTGTATGAAAATATATCAATCTGACCTTCCAGGGGTTTTTTACTTTTCCGTATCCTGGTTTCCTTTTTGCTTATATCTGCCTCTTCCAGTTCATTAAGTATTTCTCTCGCTCTTTTAATTACCTGCTCCGGGAGTCCGGCAAGCCTTGCCACCTGTATTCCATAACTGTCATTTGCGCCTCCTCGTACAATTTTCCTTAAGAAAACAATGTCATCCCCTTTCTCTTCTACTGTAATGCAGTAATTGTTTACACCAGGTATTTTGCCCTCAAGGTCAGTTAATTCGTAATAATGAGTAGAAAAAAGCGTTCTTGCACCTACTTTACTCTTGTCACTTATGTATTCAATCACAGCCCACGCTATGCTTAAACCGTCAAAAGTACTGGTACCCCGGCCTACCTCGTCAAGAATAAGCAGGCTCCTTGCGGTAGCGTTATTAAGAATGTTTGCTACTTCAGACATTTCCACCATAAATGTACTTTGTCCTGAAGCAAGGTCATCAGTGGCTCCAACCCGTGTAAATATCTTATCTACAACTCCGATTTTAGCTAAAGATGCAGGTACAAAACTACCTATTTGAGCCATAAGTACTATCAGAGCAACCTGTCTCATATAAGTAGATTTACCTGCCATGTTAGGTCCGGTAATAATTAAAACTCTGTTATCTTCCATGTCAAGAAAAACATCGTTAGGGACAAAGGCCCCACTTTCAATCATTTTTTCAACTACAGGATGACGCCCGTCTTTTATTATTATTTCACCTTCCCTGTTAACTTCAGGCATACAGTAGGATTCCCTATCAGCTACCTCGGCAAGGGCACATATTGTATCAACTTCTCCTATACTTACTGCAGTGTTTTTTATTCTGCTTACCTGGCCTGCTATCTTTTCCTTGATTTCAATGAACAAATTATATTCCAATTCTACTACCTTTTCTTCTGCTCCCAATATCGTATCCTCTATTTCTTTTAACTCAGGAGTAATGTATCTTTCAGAATTTGCAAGGGTTTGCTTCCTGATATAATTATCAGGCACAAGAGAATAGTAGGATTTTGTAACCTCGATATAATAACCGAATACTTTGTTAAACCCCACTCTCAAGTTTTTTATACCTGTTTTTTCCCTTTCTGATGCTTCCAGGGCTGCAATCCAATTTTTCCCCTCTGTAGAGGCTTTCCTAAGTTTATCCACATCCTTATTGTATCCACTTTTTATTATTCCTCCTTCTTTTACAGAAACAGGGGGGTCATCAACAATTGCTTTATCAATAAGGTCATAAATATCGTCCAAGGTATCCATCCTATGATAATTTTTTACATTTAAACTGCTATAGCATTCTTTTAAAAGTTTTTTTATATAAGGGACCTGTCCGATAGAGTTTTTCAAAGATACCAGATCTCTACAATTGACAGTGCCAATTACTATTTTACTCATCAGCCGTTCGATATCATAAACACTTTTTAACAGCTCCCTTATCTCCATGCGGACCATATACTTGTCCTTCATTTCAGCAACAGCATCAAGCCTTTCCTGAATATCATCCACTTTAATTAACGGTTGTTCAATCCATTTTCTTATTGTCCTACCACCCATAGCAGTTATAGTCCTATCTAATACCCATAAGAGCGACCCTTTCCTTGTCATATCTCTCATAGTGTGAGTAAGCTCAAGATGCCTTCTTGAAGATACATCCAAAACCATAAACTCTTCAATCTCATATGAATGTATATCCTGTATATGTGTAAAACTAACCTTTTGAGTTTGTTCCAGGTATGCCAATAATGCTCCTGATGCACAAATTGATAAATCTTTTCCACTTTTAAGGAATTCAACATCATTAAAGCAGAACTTTATTCTTTCCACAGCATTACTTTGTTTAAAGTACTCATCATCAAAAGGGTAAATATAAGTACTAAATCTTCTTTTGATACTTCGTATAATTGAATTATCATTGTATAGTCCTGTATTTACTATTATTTCAGATGGAGAATACTTTCCTATTTCGTCCATAAGCTTGCTTACTGTATTTCCCCAAACAATCTGAGTAGTTGAAAACTCACCTGTGGAAATATCCACGGCAGCCAGTCCGAAAAAGTATTTATTATTATATATTGACAAAAGATAATTATTCTTTTTTTCATCAAGCATTGAAGATTCTGTTACAGTACCGGGCGTCACAACTCTTATTACTTCCCTTTTTACTATACCCTTTGCAAGGGCTGGATCTTCAACCTGCTCGCATATTGCTACCTTGTAACCTTTATTAACAAGCTTTGAAATATAGGGCTCGACAGAATGAAACGGTACACCGCACATGGGAGCTCTTTCTTCCAACCCGCAATCCCTGCCAGTAAGAGTAATTTCAAGCTCCCTTGATGCAATCTCTGCATCTTCAAAAAACATTTCATAAAAATCCCCTAATCTGAAAAACAATATACAGTCTTTATATTGCTCTTTTATCTCAATATACTGCTGCATCATAGGTGTCAAGCTGCTCATTATACTACCTCACCTTCAAGATACCATGTGAGAGCCTTATTGATTTTTACCTTTACTATATTTCCGACCAGAGCTTTATTTCCACTGAAATTCACAATTTTATTTGTTCTTGTCCTTCCTGTATACATCTCTTGGTTTGTTTTACTAGGTCCTTCAACTAATATCTCAACAGTTTGATTTACCAGGGAATTGTTTATTTTTCTACTGATCCGGTTTTGTATTTCAACTAATAAATCGAACCTTTTCTTTTTAATATTTTCCGGCACCTGGTCATCCCTCTCTGCTGCAGGAGTACCCTTCCTTTTTGAATATAAAAAAGTATATGCTGTGTCAAATTCTACTTTTTTTATAACGTCAATGGTATCCATAAAATCTTCATCCGTCTCTCCGGGAAAACCCACAATAATATCTGTTGTAATGGAAATGCCGGGGATGTTTTCTTTAACCTTTTTTACCAGCTCAAGATATTGGTCTTTTGTATACCTTCTGTTCATCTCTTTAAGAATCCTGCTGCTTCCAGCCTGTAAAGGCAGGTGTAAGTGTTCACAAACCTTAGTACAGTCTTTCATGGCATATATAAGGCTGTCGGACAAATCCTTGGGATGTGAAGTCATAAAACGTATTCTTTCTAATCCGTCTATTTCATTTATCCTGTAAAGTAATTCTGCAAAGCTGGATTTATTATTCAGATCCTTCCCGTAGGAGTTCACATTTTGTCCTAGTAGTGTTATTTCTTTATAACCCTGTATAACTAATGCTTTTACTTCATTAACAATATCATCCATACTTCTGCTTCTTTCTCTTCCCCTCACATAGGGTACAATACAATATGAGCAGAAGTTGTTACAGCCGTACATGATAGTAACCCATGCCTTTACTCCATCTTTACGCACTATAGGTATACCCTCAATAATTGAACCTTCTGAATTCCATACATCCACCAAAACCTGTCTGTCTTTCAATAGTGAGTATAAAAGCTCCGGGAACCTATACAGATTGTGCGTGCCAAAAACCAGATCAACATGCCTATACTTCGAAATAATATGATCCACAACATCCCCCTGTTGCATCATGCAACCACAAACAGCAATAATTGTGTCAGGCCGCTCATGCTTTATTCTCTTCAAGGCTCCCAAGTGCCCATAAACTTTGTTTTCTGCATTTTCCCTAACACAGCATGTATTATATATAATAACATGGCTTTCTTCTATTTCATCGGTTTCTTCATACCCCATTTCAGTTAGCATTCCGGCAAGCTTTTCAGAATCATTTTCATTCATCTGGCAGCCAAAAGTAGCTATATGGTATTTCTTACCCATACCCTGGTTTAATTCTGCAACTTGCCGCATAAATTTCCTTTGCAATTCCATTTCCTTTGCAGTTACAGTCATATTTTCTTTATTCACCATCTGCAAAACCCTTTCACATTTTTATCTGCCAATATATACCATATATGTTATTTTTAATACAAAGTTTTGCCCTTTCAGCCTCTTTTCCCCCTGCATTTAAAGCATTTTTAATAAATTCAGGGTGTGTTATCAGGAAGTTTCTCATTGAACCTTTAGGGTCATCTATAAACTCATTTATCACATTATACTGGTCAACATTAATTAACCCTATATCCAAAGCCTTCCTGAAAGTTTCCTTTCCTACCTCCAGCATTGGGTAAAGGTTTATTCCATATCGTGCCAGTAATTCTTTTCCACCTTGTCTTCTGTCTACTACTACAGCGCTCCACCTAATCTGCCCGTTAATATCTCTTATTGCAGGTATCCATGCCCTCTCATAGCTTGATCCTTCTGTTACTAAATCAGCTATATGGAGGACATTTTTACTATTCAAGTTATCCGGCAAATTTACCTCATTCTTATAAAATTCATATATTGTAAGGTCTTTATATATTGTTAAATGTGGTTTATCAAGCAATTTTGCTGTTAAAAAGGAAAAAAACCAATCTCTTCTCTCTCCTCCGGAAATATAATCTATTGTATTTGTATCAATATTTTCTTTAATAAACATACACATTTGGTCTATAAGGCTTTTATAAATCCTATCACTACAATAGTTTTCCCACAGTTGCTTCATCAATTCCATAGGGAATGCATATATGTCATCTTTTGAATCATTAATAAATTCTAGTAGTTTATTTGCCTTTTCTTCATTTCCGTAAAGAAAATGAGTATTAATATAATAGGGGCCTATGGTACCTGAAGTATACCAAAAAGGCTTATCAGCCTGGCTAACCTTTAAAGCACCGGTTTCAAAAAGCCATTGTACAAGCTTTTCATGTATTGTATCCAAGACCTTCATCCTCCCCTTTACCTTGCCGGTTCATTTTTTCCAGCCACCATTCCTGGTTTTCAAGTGTCTTCATATCCTTACTTAGATGGGAAGTATCCCCTTCAGTCACAATACTAAACTTGCCTCTTTCACAATCGATTATTGTAACAGACGTATTGTCATACCATGGAAAATTAATCATTTCCTCAAGGCTGCAGTGGTAAAAAAAACACATTAAGGACCTGATTGCTGTACCATGGGTAACAACACAAATGTTTTTCCCTTTATTCTTGTTAATAATATATTTAAACTCCTCAACAATCCTGTTCTGAAACTCTTTCATGGATTCACCCCTGGGCATTTTGTGGATGTGAGGTTTGTTTTCCCATGAATCGTATTCTTCAGGCCACTTCTTCGGCAGCACATCCCAGGGCATATTTTCCCACTCACCACCGTTTATTTCCTTTAACTTATCTGTCCGGATTACCGGAAGACCTTTAGCCTTTGCAATATAAGCCGCAGTTTGCAAAGTCCTTTTCAAGCTGCTGGAATAAATGACATCTATATCCATATTTTTTAAGCGTTCTGCTACAAGCCTAGCCTGGACATGCCCTTTTTCGGTTATTTCGGAATCAGTCCATCCGTGAAACACCCTGTTTACATTTCCTTCTGCTTCAGCATGCCTTACAATTATTAATCTTGTTGCCATATCTTCACCCATCTAACTTAAGTCTTCACCCATTCAACTCCAGTTTTCCTATTATATCATATATACTACAATAATTGTACCTTTCAAGGTACTTTTCAATACCTTCTATAACTTCAATGCAGGCATTGGGATTTACAAAATTCCATGTTCCCACCATTACCGCGTGAGCTCCAGCAAGCATGAATTCAACCGCATCATCCCCTGAAGAAATTCCTCCCATTCCTATGACAGGTATTTTAACGGTTTGAGAAACTTCATAAGTCATTCTTACAGCTATAGGTTTAACTGCAGGACCCGATAGTCCCCCAAAATTATTGGCCAATACCGGCCTTTTTTTATGTATGTCAATTACCATCCCTAAAATAGTATTTATTAAGGAAACGGCATCTGCACCATTAGCTTCCGCCGCCAGAGCGATCTCTTTAATGTCCATTACGCTGGGGGTCAGTTTTACTATAAGCGGTTTCTTGCAATACTTCCTAACCTGCTTTGTTATTTCCGATATACCTTCCACGGTATTGCCAAAAGCCACGCACCCCTCCTTAACATTAGGGCAGGAGACATTCAACTCAAAAGCGTCAATATCTGTGTCCGATAATATTTCTGCCAATTCACAGTATTCTTCTATAACATTTCCTGCAATATTGGCTATAATAACCGTATTAAATTTTTTAAGAAAGGGCAGTTCCTCTTTTATAAATACTTCAACCCCGGGGTTTTGCAATCCTATGCTGTTCAATATTCCCGCAGGAGTTTCAGCTATCCTGGGGGGCTTATTTCCCTTCCTGGGTTTTATGGTAAGCCCTTTGACTGAAATACCTCCGAGCTTGTTTAAATCTATGTAATTAGAATATTCCCGTCCAAAACCGAAAGTTCCCGAGGCTCCAATAACAGGGTTTTTAAATTTAATGCCGGCTATGTCAACTTCAAGCCTGTTACTGTTACTATCTATATTAGTCATCAAAATCCACCTCTTCTCCCCAGAAGATGGGACCATCTTTGCACACTCTCTTATATTGCCAATCATCCCTTAACTTTATCTTGCATGCACAAGCAAGGCATGCTCCAATACCGCATCCCATCCTTTGTTCAAGGCTCACCTGGCACTTTATCCCTGCTTTAGAAGCTAGTTCTACAACTTTCTTCATCATTGGCCCAGGACCGCATGTATATATTATATCATACTTTTCCCCTTTAATTCCCTCTTCTAGAATTCTTTTTTCCAGTAAATCAGTAATAAAACCTTTCTGACCCAGGCTACCGTCATCGGTAGATATTATCAATTCATGAGAATTGTGCTTAAAAGCCTCTTCCAGTACAAC encodes the following:
- the miaA gene encoding tRNA (adenosine(37)-N6)-dimethylallyltransferase MiaA, translating into MDNVIVIVGPTASGKTKISVELAKYINGEIISADSMQIYKYMDIGTAKPTEEEKGGIKHYLIDEVTPDQEFSVVRFQSLALKYIAEIINKNKIPIVVGGTGLYINSLIYNIKFTEMDTNWELRKELQSLAKEKGNEFLHNILMKIDAEAAKRIHVNDTKRIIRAIEVYRMTDRTISYHQQISRCEPPIYNFIIFGIRMDRQRLYERINRRVDEMIEKGLVKEVESLVKMGYDKCSVAIQGLGYKEILWYLKGEATLDEVVNLLKRDTRRYAKRQMTWFNKIKEVIWLDVDEGYSKALKKMVEYIERYRK
- the mutL gene encoding DNA mismatch repair endonuclease MutL; this encodes MGKIITLDEGTINKIAAGEVVERPASVVKELVENSIDAGASRINVEVKNGGVSFIKVIDNGSGIEEDDVIIAFERHSTSKIKHSDDLSSILSLGFRGEALASIAAVSKVEMVTRTLNKPYGIQIYVQGGNIEYIKQTGAPVGTSVIVKDLFFNTPARFKFLKKDTTEGGYVSDIISRIALSNPGISFKLVSNGATIIHTPGNNDLLSTIVSIYGTDIGKSVIEISYKDDLIRITGYAGGAEISRSNRNYQSLFVNGRYVKSKLVTSAIDEAYRTYLMKNRFAFIVLKIEIDPSAIDVNVHPAKMEVRFSDEQSIYRAVYHAVNNALSRGSKIIEVKTEKETFFKESSPGYVNQDIQAQPGQNLYKYSPDKQSPVVQNRVQKNEDIENESLRNLEAQNSISRDITGAHIIGQLFSTYVLLQKDDYLLIIDQHAAHERIIFEEMKSRFSSNKPMSQTLMVPVVINLTHQEIKTLDENKEFFNRLGFIYEEFGNNSIVIRAVPYGGCDGNEKEMFLELLDIVTSPVKENNNIITDRALYKIACKVAVKANMNLDNKETLEMLKKLSGLGNPYTCPHGRPTIIKISKDELEKMFKRRL
- the mutS gene encoding DNA mismatch repair protein MutS yields the protein MSSLTPMMQQYIEIKEQYKDCILFFRLGDFYEMFFEDAEIASRELEITLTGRDCGLEERAPMCGVPFHSVEPYISKLVNKGYKVAICEQVEDPALAKGIVKREVIRVVTPGTVTESSMLDEKKNNYLLSIYNNKYFFGLAAVDISTGEFSTTQIVWGNTVSKLMDEIGKYSPSEIIVNTGLYNDNSIIRSIKRRFSTYIYPFDDEYFKQSNAVERIKFCFNDVEFLKSGKDLSICASGALLAYLEQTQKVSFTHIQDIHSYEIEEFMVLDVSSRRHLELTHTMRDMTRKGSLLWVLDRTITAMGGRTIRKWIEQPLIKVDDIQERLDAVAEMKDKYMVRMEIRELLKSVYDIERLMSKIVIGTVNCRDLVSLKNSIGQVPYIKKLLKECYSSLNVKNYHRMDTLDDIYDLIDKAIVDDPPVSVKEGGIIKSGYNKDVDKLRKASTEGKNWIAALEASEREKTGIKNLRVGFNKVFGYYIEVTKSYYSLVPDNYIRKQTLANSERYITPELKEIEDTILGAEEKVVELEYNLFIEIKEKIAGQVSRIKNTAVSIGEVDTICALAEVADRESYCMPEVNREGEIIIKDGRHPVVEKMIESGAFVPNDVFLDMEDNRVLIITGPNMAGKSTYMRQVALIVLMAQIGSFVPASLAKIGVVDKIFTRVGATDDLASGQSTFMVEMSEVANILNNATARSLLILDEVGRGTSTFDGLSIAWAVIEYISDKSKVGARTLFSTHYYELTDLEGKIPGVNNYCITVEEKGDDIVFLRKIVRGGANDSYGIQVARLAGLPEQVIKRAREILNELEEADISKKETRIRKSKKPLEGQIDIFSYSGFNKKYDELINEIKKVDVTSLTPIEALNVLYNLQQKALK
- the miaB gene encoding tRNA (N6-isopentenyl adenosine(37)-C2)-methylthiotransferase MiaB, with the protein product MVNKENMTVTAKEMELQRKFMRQVAELNQGMGKKYHIATFGCQMNENDSEKLAGMLTEMGYEETDEIEESHVIIYNTCCVRENAENKVYGHLGALKRIKHERPDTIIAVCGCMMQQGDVVDHIISKYRHVDLVFGTHNLYRFPELLYSLLKDRQVLVDVWNSEGSIIEGIPIVRKDGVKAWVTIMYGCNNFCSYCIVPYVRGRERSRSMDDIVNEVKALVIQGYKEITLLGQNVNSYGKDLNNKSSFAELLYRINEIDGLERIRFMTSHPKDLSDSLIYAMKDCTKVCEHLHLPLQAGSSRILKEMNRRYTKDQYLELVKKVKENIPGISITTDIIVGFPGETDEDFMDTIDVIKKVEFDTAYTFLYSKRKGTPAAERDDQVPENIKKKRFDLLVEIQNRISRKINNSLVNQTVEILVEGPSKTNQEMYTGRTRTNKIVNFSGNKALVGNIVKVKINKALTWYLEGEVV
- a CDS encoding orotate phosphoribosyltransferase produces the protein MDTIHEKLVQWLFETGALKVSQADKPFWYTSGTIGPYYINTHFLYGNEEKANKLLEFINDSKDDIYAFPMELMKQLWENYCSDRIYKSLIDQMCMFIKENIDTNTIDYISGGERRDWFFSFLTAKLLDKPHLTIYKDLTIYEFYKNEVNLPDNLNSKNVLHIADLVTEGSSYERAWIPAIRDINGQIRWSAVVVDRRQGGKELLARYGINLYPMLEVGKETFRKALDIGLINVDQYNVINEFIDDPKGSMRNFLITHPEFIKNALNAGGKEAERAKLCIKNNIYGIYWQIKM
- a CDS encoding histidine phosphatase family protein gives rise to the protein MATRLIIVRHAEAEGNVNRVFHGWTDSEITEKGHVQARLVAERLKNMDIDVIYSSSLKRTLQTAAYIAKAKGLPVIRTDKLKEINGGEWENMPWDVLPKKWPEEYDSWENKPHIHKMPRGESMKEFQNRIVEEFKYIINKNKGKNICVVTHGTAIRSLMCFFYHCSLEEMINFPWYDNTSVTIIDCERGKFSIVTEGDTSHLSKDMKTLENQEWWLEKMNRQGKGEDEGLGYNT
- a CDS encoding dihydroorotate dehydrogenase yields the protein MTNIDSNSNRLEVDIAGIKFKNPVIGASGTFGFGREYSNYIDLNKLGGISVKGLTIKPRKGNKPPRIAETPAGILNSIGLQNPGVEVFIKEELPFLKKFNTVIIANIAGNVIEEYCELAEILSDTDIDAFELNVSCPNVKEGCVAFGNTVEGISEITKQVRKYCKKPLIVKLTPSVMDIKEIALAAEANGADAVSLINTILGMVIDIHKKRPVLANNFGGLSGPAVKPIAVRMTYEVSQTVKIPVIGMGGISSGDDAVEFMLAGAHAVMVGTWNFVNPNACIEVIEGIEKYLERYNYCSIYDIIGKLELNG